The following proteins come from a genomic window of Novosphingobium aromaticivorans DSM 12444:
- a CDS encoding mechanosensitive ion channel family protein: MIHNLEKVHREGRKLARALDKIGFDIGHYHVSAWNATKVVLVLIAVILVARLGSRLTRRIFARMSSLDRTQQVLGEKLASIAIWALALFVGIDLLGISLTALTVFSGAFGLAIGFGLQKTFGNLIAGIILLMDRSIKPGDVIAVNDGKGSSFGEVKKIGIRAVSVTTRDNREYLIPNENLMTQQVENWSYSSREVAINIPVSVAYGSDLDQVEKLLLEAVGASPRALSFPSPGVLLSAFGPSSIDMSLVVWIDDPEAGVGNVRSDILKKVWRLFRDNGVQIPFPQSDLNLKDSDGLRVLAEALRGRIDAPDASNSREPPSP; this comes from the coding sequence GTGATCCACAACCTGGAGAAAGTGCACCGCGAGGGGCGGAAGCTGGCCCGCGCGCTGGACAAGATCGGGTTCGACATCGGTCACTACCACGTGTCGGCCTGGAACGCGACGAAAGTGGTGCTGGTCCTTATCGCCGTGATCCTTGTCGCGCGGCTGGGAAGCAGGCTGACGCGGCGGATCTTCGCGCGCATGTCGAGCCTCGATCGGACGCAGCAGGTGCTGGGCGAGAAGCTTGCCTCGATCGCGATCTGGGCACTTGCCCTGTTCGTCGGCATCGACCTGCTGGGGATCAGCCTGACCGCCCTGACGGTGTTTTCCGGCGCGTTCGGCCTGGCCATCGGCTTTGGCCTGCAGAAGACGTTCGGCAACCTGATCGCCGGGATCATCCTGCTGATGGACCGTTCGATCAAGCCGGGCGACGTGATCGCGGTGAACGACGGCAAGGGCAGTTCGTTCGGCGAGGTCAAGAAGATCGGCATCCGGGCGGTATCGGTGACGACGCGCGACAACCGCGAGTATCTGATTCCGAACGAAAACCTGATGACGCAGCAGGTGGAGAACTGGTCCTATTCCTCGCGCGAGGTGGCGATCAACATTCCGGTCAGCGTCGCATATGGCTCGGACCTCGACCAGGTCGAGAAGCTGCTCCTGGAGGCGGTGGGCGCAAGCCCGCGCGCGCTGTCGTTCCCCTCGCCCGGCGTATTGCTGAGCGCGTTCGGCCCGAGCAGCATCGACATGTCGCTGGTGGTATGGATCGACGATCCGGAAGCGGGCGTGGGCAACGTGCGCTCGGACATCCTGAAGAAGGTCTGGCGCCTGTTCCGCGACAACGGCGTGCAGATTCCCTTCCCGCAAAGCGACCTGAACCTCAAGGATAGCGATGGTCTGCGGGTGTTGGCGGAAGCTTTGCGAGGCCGGATCGACGCTCCTGATGCCTCCAATTCCCGAGAACCACCGTCACCCTGA
- the cobA gene encoding uroporphyrinogen-III C-methyltransferase yields MSNSSSRIGTVHLVGAGPGDADLLTLRAARLVMNARVLVHDGLVDPSILAMAPKGCRMISVAKSRSRHTMKQGEINALLVREALAGNDVVRLKGGDPFVFGRGGEEAEDCLAAGVPVQVVPGVSAAMGAAAAAMIPLTHRESASIVSFVAGQCKGLTDQNWAGLAGVGRTLVIYMGVATSEAIAEKLMADGLAPEMPVAVVENAARPQMRVLRGTLAGLGCLVADNKVRSPALIVIGEVAGRGDMMELRQVLEAAR; encoded by the coding sequence ATGAGCAATTCTTCTTCGAGAATCGGGACAGTCCATCTCGTGGGCGCGGGTCCGGGCGATGCCGACCTCCTCACGCTGCGCGCGGCGCGGCTGGTGATGAATGCCCGCGTGCTGGTGCACGACGGGCTGGTGGATCCTTCGATCCTGGCGATGGCGCCCAAGGGTTGCCGGATGATCTCCGTCGCCAAGAGCCGGTCGCGCCACACCATGAAGCAGGGCGAGATCAACGCCCTGCTGGTGCGCGAGGCGCTGGCGGGCAACGACGTGGTACGTCTCAAGGGCGGCGATCCGTTCGTGTTCGGGCGCGGCGGAGAGGAAGCGGAAGACTGCCTTGCGGCGGGCGTTCCGGTTCAGGTCGTGCCCGGAGTGAGCGCCGCAATGGGCGCGGCGGCAGCGGCGATGATCCCTCTCACCCACCGCGAGAGCGCGAGCATCGTGAGCTTCGTCGCGGGCCAGTGCAAGGGCCTGACCGACCAGAACTGGGCCGGCCTTGCAGGGGTTGGCAGGACGCTGGTGATCTATATGGGCGTCGCCACTTCGGAAGCGATTGCCGAAAAGCTGATGGCGGACGGGCTGGCGCCCGAGATGCCGGTGGCCGTGGTGGAAAATGCCGCACGGCCGCAGATGCGCGTGCTGCGCGGGACGCTGGCGGGCCTCGGGTGCCTGGTGGCGGACAACAAGGTCAGGAGCCCTGCC
- the metC gene encoding cystathionine beta-lyase, with the protein MSSSDNMSDLGPGTRGVLAGRREEWTGTPDHPGAVVNPAVWRASTHLYPDMAALRAHPANEDGRFYYGRRGAPTQWALAEALTQIEPGAAGTVLYPSGVAAIAGVLLTMLRPGDVLLMTDNAYEPSRVMARGLLRDFGVETRWFDPTSIGAFEAACCDRTKAVLLESPGSLTMEVQDVPALAAAAKARGIVSVLDNTWASPLGFAGLSHGVDIVAMSLTKHVSGHSDCMMGSASAGPDWYRKLRLRSQGLGLVVSPDDASLMLRGLRTMKMRLEAETASALAIAGWLEGRPEVARVLCPMLPGSPGHELWARDFAGGCGLFSFVLKGGSSAARDALIDALALFGIGYSWGGFESLATPVDPASIRTASAWPLAGMAMEDRFGVRLSIGLEDTADLIADIEQALGAWRAAL; encoded by the coding sequence ATGAGCAGTTCCGACAACATGAGCGATCTGGGGCCCGGCACGCGCGGCGTGCTTGCGGGGCGGCGGGAAGAGTGGACGGGCACGCCCGATCATCCCGGGGCCGTGGTCAATCCTGCCGTATGGCGCGCATCGACGCATCTCTACCCGGACATGGCGGCGCTGCGGGCGCATCCGGCCAACGAGGACGGGCGGTTCTATTACGGACGGCGCGGCGCCCCGACGCAGTGGGCGCTGGCCGAGGCGTTGACGCAGATCGAACCGGGCGCGGCAGGGACCGTGCTCTATCCATCGGGCGTCGCGGCAATCGCGGGCGTACTGCTGACAATGCTGCGACCGGGCGACGTGCTGCTGATGACGGACAACGCCTATGAACCGAGCCGCGTGATGGCACGAGGGTTGCTCAGGGATTTCGGCGTGGAGACGCGCTGGTTCGATCCGACGAGCATTGGCGCCTTCGAGGCCGCCTGCTGCGACAGGACGAAGGCGGTGCTGCTGGAAAGCCCCGGCAGCCTGACCATGGAAGTGCAGGACGTGCCCGCGCTGGCGGCTGCGGCGAAGGCGCGCGGGATCGTCAGCGTGCTGGACAACACGTGGGCATCGCCGCTGGGATTTGCGGGTCTTTCGCACGGCGTCGACATCGTGGCGATGAGCCTGACCAAGCATGTGTCCGGCCATTCCGATTGCATGATGGGCAGCGCCAGCGCGGGACCGGACTGGTATCGCAAGCTGCGCCTGCGCTCGCAGGGACTGGGGCTGGTGGTTTCGCCCGACGATGCCTCGCTGATGCTGCGCGGCCTCAGGACCATGAAGATGCGGCTTGAGGCGGAGACCGCTTCGGCGCTGGCCATCGCCGGGTGGCTGGAGGGACGGCCCGAGGTGGCGCGGGTGCTGTGCCCGATGCTGCCGGGATCGCCCGGCCACGAGTTGTGGGCGCGCGACTTTGCCGGCGGCTGCGGGCTGTTCAGCTTTGTCCTGAAGGGCGGCAGCAGCGCGGCGCGCGATGCGCTGATCGATGCGCTTGCGCTGTTCGGCATCGGCTATTCGTGGGGCGGGTTCGAGAGCCTGGCGACACCGGTCGATCCGGCATCGATCCGCACGGCGAGCGCGTGGCCGCTGGCGGGCATGGCGATGGAGGACCGCTTCGGCGTGCGGCTTTCGATCGGGCTGGAGGACACCGCCGACCTCATCGCGGACATCGAGCAGGCGCTTGGCGCGTGGAGGGCGGCGCTGTGA